Genomic window (Gaiella occulta):
GATCAGCCAGCGCTGGTCGTCGAGCGGGCGGGAGCGAAACTCGGCGAGCCGCTCGGCGGTCGCGCTGATGAACCCGCGGCTCACCGAGCTCTGCGACGTCCCCGACGCGGTCGACTCCACCGCCTCACCGACCGGCTCGAGCGCGGTCCGGTAGCGGCGCCCCGACAGCCCGGCCAGCATCGAGGCGACCATGTGGTCGGCCAGCAGGTCGACCGACGCGAACGTGTCGTACGACTGCAAGCGCACCTCGCTCTCCTGGCCATCAGGGCCGGCGACCGTCCGCACCCGCGGCCGGCGCACCGGGACCCGCCGCCTGCCCAACGTCACCCTGCCGTCCTCGACGCCGTGCCGGTAGGCGACGCGGCCCGGATCGTGCCGACCCTTGGACCCCGCCACCTCGGTCACCTCGGCGTCGACGAGCTCGCCCATCACCTCCAGGCCGATCGCCACCGACGCCGCCAACAGCCCCTGACGCATCTCCGCCGCGAACAGCTCCAGCTGCCCGCTCACCTTCCCCGCCAGCCGCTCCGACAACGACCGGTCGGCCAGATCGACCAGCCCGATCCCGGGCAGCAGCCGCAGCCCGCTCGTCCTCGACATCTTCGTGTGCGACGCTTCCTTCATTGGTGGTCCTCCTTCTCAACTCGATGGTGTGAGAACCCCGAGCGTGCCCCACGGCACGGACGAGGCGGAGGACCGCCAACCAATTTCTACGACGCCTGGG
Coding sequences:
- a CDS encoding transposase, whose amino-acid sequence is MKEASHTKMSRTSGLRLLPGIGLVDLADRSLSERLAGKVSGQLELFAAEMRQGLLAASVAIGLEVMGELVDAEVTEVAGSKGRHDPGRVAYRHGVEDGRVTLGRRRVPVRRPRVRTVAGPDGQESEVRLQSYDTFASVDLLADHMVASMLAGLSGRRYRTALEPVGEAVESTASGTSQSSVSRGFISATAERLAEFRSRPLDDQRWLIVFVDGFDFAGHTMVGALGVTADGTKVPLGVVEGSTEN